TGCTCATGATGTCCTTTGGCTGAGATGTCAGCAGCGGCTAGTCATTGGGGCGGGCCACGAAGGCCTGCCTGAACGGGACCGGGAATGAAAAAGGCCCGGCCGACCCATACCTGTACAAGGTGAGGCGGACGGGCCCGATTTCAAGCCGGGACTCAGGCGCGCTGGCCCATCAGCTCATCAAAATTCAGTTCCTTGTCCACCGTCTTGGCCTTGGCATAGACAAACTCGACGACATTGTCTTCCAGTGCCAGCGACTCAGGGCCTTCGAGGCGGTCAGGGCTGGAATAGTACCACTTGACCACTTCTTCGGGATGCTCGTAGCTCTCGGCGAACTCGTCAACAATGGTCTTGATCTGTTCGGGCTTGGCTTGCAGATTATTGGCACGTACGACTTCGGCCAAAATCAGGCCGAGTGCCACACGCTGCTTGGCCTGCGCTTCGAACAGCTCGGCCGGGAAAGGCATTTCCTTGGGGTCGAAACCGCGCTGTTGCATTTCCTGGCGCGCGTTTTCGATCAGGCGGCCGATTTCCTGACCGACCAGAGACTTCGGCAGCTCCAGCGGCGTGGCGGCGATCAGTGCCTGCATCACGCTTTCCTTGGCGCGTGCGGCCAGACGGCGCTTCACTTCACGCTCGACGTTCTTGCGCACTTCAGCGCGCAGGGCGTCCACGTCGCCGCTTTCCACACCCAGCAGCTTGGCGAATTCGGCGTCCAGTGCCGGCAGTTGGGCGCCAGCCACATTCTTGACGCTGACTTCAAACTGGGCGGTCTTGCCAGCCACGTCAGCACCCTGATAATCCGCCGGGAAAGCCAGATCAAAGGTCTTGCTCTCGCCTTCCTTCATGCCCAGCACGGCATTGTCGAACTCGGGCAGCATCTGGCCTTCACCGACCAGGAAAGCATAGTTGTCGGCAGAACCGCCGGCAAAGGCTACGCCATCAATCGTGCCTTTGAAATCGACGATCACGCGGTCACCCTTTTCGGCGGCGCGCTCAACGCGGTCAAAGCGGGTGCGCTGCTTGCGCAGGATCTCCAGCGTCTTGTCGACTTCTGCATCGGTCACGGTCAATACAGGGCGCTCGACTTCAACGCCGCTGAGGTCACCCACCACGACTTCGGGGTACACCTCGAAGGTGGCGCTGAACTCAAAGGCGTCACCTTGGGCAGGTTTGCCTTCGAAGCGCGGATAACCTGCCACGCGCAGCTTGTTGTCTTCTACGGCGCGGGAGAATGCCGTCTGCACTTGTTCGTTGAGGGCCTCTTCACGCGCTTGCATGCCATAGTTGGCAGCCACGATCTTCATCGGCGCCTTGCCGGGGCGGAAGCCCTGGATGCGGGCGGTACGAGCCACGCGCTTGAGGCGTGCATCGACAGCAAGCTCGATATCAGCCGACGGGATCGAGAAGTCGAGGCGGCGCTCCAGTTGGCCCAGCGTTTCCAGTTGTGCTTGCATGGTCAATCTATCCTGTATTGCAACGAAGCTTGAACGCCGGCCACGGCCAGCGCGATCACGTTAATTTTAAAATTCTGGTGCGAGCGAAGAGACTCGAACTCTTACACCTTGCGGCGCTGGAACCTAAATCCAGTGCGTCTACCAATTCCGCCACGCTCGCCTTGCCCTACCCGCTCCGACCCACAAGGTGACATGAGACGCGTAAAGAATCGCCGATTATAGGCGAGAGCCTTCCAAAAAAACAAACCCATCCAGCAACTTGGATCAAGCACCGTCGTGACCCGTCCACAGCCCGGCTCACGGGGGCGCTGTGTATCCCGCACAGAGACTGGCACGGGCCGGATCGCACTGTCATACTGGCGCCCGTTTACCAAGACCGAGTGTGCCCCAGTCACCGTGACCGTCCTGCGCCTGCTGTTCACCGAAGCCGACCTGCCCGCCACCACCGAGACGGTGGTCAGCTGGTTCCAGTTCAATGGCAGTCGCTGGCAACGCGGCCGCAGCACGATTGCCGCGCTGCCCGCCGGCGATCGCCTGGAGGTGTTGCTGCCTCCCGCGCGCGTCCTGCGCACCGAGGTGACGTTGCCCAAGGGCGCGGCCCGGCAGGTGCGCAAGCTCCTGCCGCATGCCTTGGACCAGATGCTGCTCAGTGATGCCGATACCCTGCACCTGGCGCACCAGACCGAAGGGGAATCTTGCCGCGTAGCTGCCGTGGATAAAACACTGCTGGCCGAATTGCTCGGCACGCTCGCTAGCGTAGGCCGCCGCCCCCAGCATGTCTGGGCCGCCGACGCCCTCATCGGTAACGATGGCAGCACCCTGCTCTGGCTCGGCAATGGCTGGGCACGCCGTCGCGGCGCGCTGGCCGAATGGTTCGATGCCGATACGCCCGCATCCCCCCCGGCGCTACTGGCCAGCACCCCCAGCGATGATCCACTCACCCTGTATCTCGACCCCGACAGTCCGAGCCGCCCTGCAGCCGAGTTCTGGACCACACAGCTTGGTCGCCCGGTCGAAATCGCCAATGCCGATCCCATGATCGCTCCCGCAGCACCCGATGCGATCGATCTGCTGCAAGGCGAGTTGGCCGCCGGCCCGCAACTCGAT
The nucleotide sequence above comes from Chitinimonas sp. BJYL2. Encoded proteins:
- the tig gene encoding trigger factor, with the protein product MQAQLETLGQLERRLDFSIPSADIELAVDARLKRVARTARIQGFRPGKAPMKIVAANYGMQAREEALNEQVQTAFSRAVEDNKLRVAGYPRFEGKPAQGDAFEFSATFEVYPEVVVGDLSGVEVERPVLTVTDAEVDKTLEILRKQRTRFDRVERAAEKGDRVIVDFKGTIDGVAFAGGSADNYAFLVGEGQMLPEFDNAVLGMKEGESKTFDLAFPADYQGADVAGKTAQFEVSVKNVAGAQLPALDAEFAKLLGVESGDVDALRAEVRKNVEREVKRRLAARAKESVMQALIAATPLELPKSLVGQEIGRLIENARQEMQQRGFDPKEMPFPAELFEAQAKQRVALGLILAEVVRANNLQAKPEQIKTIVDEFAESYEHPEEVVKWYYSSPDRLEGPESLALEDNVVEFVYAKAKTVDKELNFDELMGQRA
- the gspL gene encoding type II secretion system protein GspL — encoded protein: MTVLRLLFTEADLPATTETVVSWFQFNGSRWQRGRSTIAALPAGDRLEVLLPPARVLRTEVTLPKGAARQVRKLLPHALDQMLLSDADTLHLAHQTEGESCRVAAVDKTLLAELLGTLASVGRRPQHVWAADALIGNDGSTLLWLGNGWARRRGALAEWFDADTPASPPALLASTPSDDPLTLYLDPDSPSRPAAEFWTTQLGRPVEIANADPMIAPAAPDAIDLLQGELAAGPQLDLDWSRLRPTGLLIVAALALLLLSWGSEWWRGRSEERALQAQMRDAFTRAFPGTPLIDPQLQLESMRKSPTPSNAANGTLGPLLELAALLRSAPYPLESLDYRGNTLEAVFRAKPEQLSELAQQLASRGQPGLRPEGADRTVITVTLKP